Proteins from a single region of Chryseobacterium sp. W4I1:
- a CDS encoding radical SAM protein — MPVRNYTYYDYTISLCPECLKRVGAKIIIEDEAVFMTKRCPDHGFFKTMIASDVQYYKNIRNYNKASEMPVHFGTDVEYGCPYDCGLCVDHEQHSCLSIVEVTDRCNLTCPTCYAMSSPHYGSHRTLEQIEAMFDTIVKNEGEPDVVQISGGEPTIHPEFFKIMDIAKSKPIKHLMLNTNGIRIANDPGFAEKLATYAPEFEIYLQFDSFKPEVLEDFRGKDLTSVRMKALEKLNELNLSTTLVIVLQKGKNIDEIGKLIDFALKQKCVRGITFQPVEVAGRNREDSAHEKITLTEVRQEILNQFPLLNGDDIIPVPCNPDALAMGYILKLEGETIPLTRYINPADLLNNETKNTIVYEQDAGLQMQLLDIFSTGISVDKVQPKVNQLLCCLPEVSAPNLDYDNLFRIIIMNFMDAHDFDVRAIKKSCVHIVNKDLKMIPFETMNLFYRDDKIKYLEELRKEDKVLF, encoded by the coding sequence ATGCCGGTAAGAAATTATACCTATTACGATTATACCATCAGTCTCTGTCCCGAATGCCTGAAAAGGGTAGGAGCCAAGATCATTATTGAAGATGAAGCGGTTTTTATGACCAAAAGATGTCCTGATCATGGCTTTTTTAAGACCATGATTGCTTCAGATGTTCAGTACTATAAAAATATCAGAAATTACAATAAGGCCTCAGAAATGCCTGTTCATTTCGGAACTGATGTGGAATATGGATGCCCGTACGATTGCGGTTTATGCGTGGATCATGAGCAGCACAGCTGTCTTTCAATCGTAGAAGTTACCGACCGGTGTAACCTGACGTGTCCGACCTGCTATGCGATGTCGTCCCCACATTATGGAAGTCACAGGACCTTAGAGCAGATTGAAGCCATGTTTGATACCATTGTTAAAAACGAGGGCGAACCGGATGTCGTGCAGATCAGTGGCGGCGAACCGACGATTCACCCTGAGTTTTTTAAAATTATGGATATCGCCAAATCGAAGCCAATTAAACATCTGATGCTGAATACCAACGGAATCCGCATTGCGAATGATCCCGGTTTTGCAGAAAAATTGGCGACTTACGCTCCGGAATTTGAAATTTATCTTCAGTTTGATTCTTTTAAACCTGAAGTTTTGGAAGATTTCAGGGGAAAAGATTTGACGAGTGTCCGTATGAAAGCTTTGGAAAAATTAAATGAATTAAATCTTTCCACCACTCTGGTTATCGTTCTTCAGAAAGGAAAAAATATTGACGAGATTGGAAAATTAATTGATTTTGCCTTAAAACAGAAATGCGTTCGCGGGATTACCTTCCAGCCTGTAGAAGTGGCCGGAAGAAACAGGGAGGATTCTGCACACGAAAAAATTACGCTGACGGAAGTAAGGCAGGAAATTTTAAACCAGTTTCCGCTTCTGAACGGTGATGATATTATTCCCGTTCCGTGTAATCCTGATGCCTTGGCGATGGGCTATATTCTTAAACTTGAAGGGGAAACCATTCCTCTTACACGATATATCAATCCTGCTGATTTGCTGAATAATGAAACGAAAAATACCATTGTTTATGAACAGGATGCGGGCTTGCAGATGCAGCTTTTGGATATTTTCAGCACCGGAATTTCTGTAGATAAAGTTCAGCCTAAAGTAAACCAATTATTATGCTGTCTTCCGGAAGTTTCAGCCCCGAATTTAGACTATGACAATCTCTTCAGAATTATCATTATGAATTTTATGGATGCCCATGATTTTGACGTGCGTGCTATCAAAAAATCCTGTGTTCACATTGTCAATAAAGATTTAAAAATGATTCCTTTCGAGACGATGAATTTATTTTACAGGGATGATAAAATTAAATATCTTGAGGAATTGAGAAAAGAGGATAAGGTTCTTTTTTAA
- a CDS encoding GNAT family N-acetyltransferase, with amino-acid sequence MYGKLDNPVYHSLNEYHEKFCLNFGDTKFYNPEVASFGGAAEISTAEDITEYGKICDDFLIFGTRPDLGSLKINLSQLVCDQYVLENPIQSDLTEEIVELKEENHEELLAFVMKFYPYYFKARTPELGRYFGIFKEGKLAAVTGERMQMNDMTEVSAVITDIDYLGKGLAKQLVTFVSAKIFEDNKIPFLHVAESNTGAKMLYEKLGFMHRGKINLWGVKR; translated from the coding sequence ATGTACGGAAAGCTGGACAATCCTGTTTATCATTCACTTAATGAATATCATGAAAAGTTCTGCTTAAATTTCGGGGACACCAAATTTTACAACCCTGAAGTAGCCTCCTTTGGTGGCGCTGCAGAGATTTCAACAGCAGAAGACATTACAGAGTATGGAAAGATCTGTGATGATTTTCTGATTTTCGGGACTCGCCCTGATCTGGGAAGTTTAAAAATAAATCTATCGCAACTTGTATGTGATCAGTATGTTCTGGAAAATCCCATTCAGAGTGATTTGACTGAGGAAATCGTTGAACTGAAAGAAGAAAACCATGAGGAGCTTCTGGCATTTGTGATGAAGTTCTATCCTTATTATTTTAAGGCAAGAACTCCTGAATTAGGCCGTTATTTCGGAATCTTTAAGGAAGGTAAATTAGCTGCCGTAACAGGCGAAAGGATGCAGATGAATGATATGACGGAGGTAAGCGCCGTAATCACCGATATAGATTATCTGGGAAAAGGATTAGCTAAACAGCTTGTAACTTTTGTGTCAGCAAAGATCTTTGAGGATAATAAAATTCCTTTTCTGCATGTCGCAGAAAGCAATACCGGAGCTAAAATGCTCTATGAAAAGCTTGGTTTTATGCATAGAGGAAAAATAAACTTATGGGGCGTGAAAAGATAA
- the surE gene encoding 5'/3'-nucleotidase SurE: MERPLILVTNDDGITAPGIRNLINFMNEIGEVVVVAPNSPQSGKGHAITINSTLSYEEVTLDGPQTDFSCSGTPVDCVKMALDKILTRRPDIVVSGINHGANSSINVIYSGTMSAAVEAGVEGIPAIGFSLMDFSWEADFSQAKEYIQNIVKRTLENPMPKGIVLNVNIPKLTAEEIKGVKVCKQANAKWEESFDERVNPHGKKYYWLTGYFNNMDDSEDADETALANGYISIVPVKFDLTAYEYMKTLEEVMNFD; encoded by the coding sequence ATGGAAAGACCACTTATTCTGGTAACTAATGATGACGGAATCACAGCGCCTGGTATCAGAAACCTTATCAATTTCATGAACGAAATAGGAGAAGTAGTTGTGGTAGCACCGAACTCTCCTCAAAGTGGAAAAGGCCACGCTATTACCATTAATTCTACCCTGAGCTACGAAGAAGTAACGCTTGATGGACCGCAGACCGATTTCTCGTGCAGCGGGACACCTGTAGACTGTGTGAAAATGGCTCTTGATAAAATCCTTACAAGAAGGCCGGATATCGTAGTTTCCGGGATCAATCATGGAGCTAATTCTTCAATCAATGTAATCTATTCCGGAACCATGTCTGCCGCTGTAGAAGCTGGTGTAGAGGGCATTCCTGCGATTGGGTTTTCTTTAATGGACTTTAGCTGGGAGGCTGATTTTTCACAGGCAAAAGAATATATCCAGAATATTGTAAAAAGAACCTTGGAAAATCCTATGCCTAAAGGAATTGTTCTGAATGTGAATATCCCTAAGCTTACTGCTGAAGAAATCAAAGGGGTGAAAGTCTGTAAACAGGCGAATGCAAAATGGGAAGAGAGCTTTGACGAAAGGGTGAATCCTCACGGAAAGAAATATTACTGGCTAACGGGATATTTTAACAATATGGATGATTCTGAAGATGCTGATGAAACGGCGTTGGCTAACGGATATATTTCAATTGTTCCTGTAAAGTTCGACCTTACGGCTTATGAATATATGAAAACACTGGAAGAAGTAATGAATTTTGACTAA
- a CDS encoding carboxy terminal-processing peptidase, protein MWKNFKLNKFLLLIPLTSLMFCFNSPKNDDEKMQTIMVSVKNTLSYLHYSPKPINDAYSKDVYKHYFELVDPAKRYFLQSDMDEFGKHETKLDDYLSQGDLTFYKLTIDRLYQRVDEIDKITQDIFSKPINLQEDEALTLEPKLKKVPVNKQEQYNEWRKYIKYNILQEVESMNSKEEAQKEKKDSVQKYKLKDTIKYQPLTQDQKIKKATDEVKDLVKDTFTRFKKRKKMDWFTVYMNAYTEVFDPHTNYYSPKDKEDFDTQFTGKVIGIGAIIQEKKGNLYLGALTIGAPAWKSKQLSEGDKILKVRSKPKDDAVNVVGMLSDEAVRLIRGEKGTPVTLTVQKKDGTIKDVTMIREEVAIEDTFARSIVVNSPNGKKYGFINLPSFNADFEDAKGRNASDDIKNEIIKLKEQNIEGIVLDLRNNGGGSLTEVGDIMGLFMDAGPYVQVKDGNGKIQTLKNKNETPIWTGPLVIMQNELSASASEILAGAMQDTGRAMIIGSPQSFGKGTVQTFVDLNRFLNTEDDFGSLKLTIQKFYRITGESTQRKGIVSDIQMKDFFTYAEVGERYDDYALAWDKIPGTNFQKLNYFNIQALEKASADRMAKNSNYQLLLESAQWREKLDKEETITLNINKFNELMKQRKAQIEKFKALSKFENGLKFMMYPKEIEREKKDEAFKKKSEMWIKNLKKDPYLQEAMNIVSDMGAKS, encoded by the coding sequence ATGTGGAAAAATTTCAAACTGAATAAATTTTTACTCCTAATTCCATTGACAAGTCTAATGTTTTGTTTCAACTCGCCAAAGAATGACGATGAAAAGATGCAGACGATCATGGTGAGCGTTAAGAATACACTTTCTTATTTACATTACAGCCCGAAACCAATCAATGATGCCTATTCCAAGGACGTTTATAAACATTATTTCGAACTGGTAGATCCCGCAAAAAGATATTTTCTGCAATCGGATATGGACGAATTCGGCAAGCATGAAACAAAACTTGATGATTATCTCAGCCAGGGTGATTTGACATTCTATAAACTTACCATCGACAGGCTTTATCAGAGAGTAGATGAGATCGACAAGATTACTCAGGATATTTTCAGCAAGCCGATCAATCTGCAAGAGGATGAAGCCCTTACTCTTGAGCCGAAGCTTAAAAAAGTACCTGTCAACAAACAGGAACAATACAACGAGTGGAGAAAATATATTAAATATAATATTCTTCAGGAGGTGGAGTCTATGAACAGCAAAGAAGAAGCTCAGAAAGAGAAAAAAGACTCTGTTCAGAAGTACAAGCTGAAAGATACAATCAAGTATCAGCCGCTTACGCAGGATCAGAAAATCAAAAAGGCAACGGATGAAGTGAAAGATCTTGTAAAAGATACTTTCACAAGATTCAAAAAGAGAAAGAAAATGGATTGGTTTACCGTGTATATGAATGCATATACCGAAGTATTTGATCCTCATACGAACTATTATTCTCCAAAGGATAAGGAAGATTTTGATACCCAGTTCACCGGAAAAGTAATTGGTATCGGAGCTATTATTCAGGAGAAAAAGGGAAATCTTTATCTGGGAGCTTTAACGATCGGGGCACCGGCATGGAAATCTAAGCAGCTTTCTGAAGGTGATAAGATCTTAAAAGTCAGATCCAAACCGAAAGATGATGCCGTAAATGTAGTGGGAATGCTCTCTGACGAAGCCGTAAGACTGATCAGAGGAGAAAAAGGAACACCGGTAACACTTACCGTTCAGAAAAAAGACGGAACGATTAAAGATGTAACGATGATCCGTGAAGAAGTTGCTATTGAAGATACATTTGCAAGAAGTATTGTAGTAAATTCTCCAAACGGAAAGAAATACGGATTTATAAACCTGCCAAGCTTTAATGCTGATTTTGAAGATGCTAAAGGAAGAAATGCTTCTGATGACATCAAAAATGAAATCATTAAACTTAAGGAGCAGAATATTGAAGGAATCGTTCTTGACCTTAGAAATAACGGAGGAGGATCGCTTACAGAAGTAGGTGATATCATGGGACTTTTCATGGATGCAGGACCTTATGTTCAGGTAAAAGACGGAAACGGAAAAATCCAGACCCTAAAAAATAAAAATGAAACGCCGATCTGGACAGGTCCGTTGGTAATCATGCAGAACGAGCTTTCAGCCTCTGCTTCTGAGATTTTAGCGGGTGCAATGCAAGATACAGGAAGAGCAATGATCATTGGTTCTCCGCAATCATTTGGAAAAGGAACCGTACAGACCTTTGTAGATCTGAACAGATTCCTGAATACGGAAGATGATTTCGGATCACTAAAACTGACGATTCAGAAATTCTACAGAATCACAGGAGAATCTACGCAGAGAAAAGGAATTGTTTCCGATATCCAGATGAAAGATTTCTTTACGTATGCAGAAGTAGGAGAGCGTTATGATGATTATGCCTTGGCTTGGGATAAAATTCCAGGAACAAATTTCCAGAAACTGAACTATTTCAATATTCAGGCTCTTGAGAAAGCAAGCGCAGACAGAATGGCTAAAAACAGCAATTACCAGCTTCTGCTTGAATCTGCCCAGTGGAGAGAAAAGCTGGATAAAGAAGAAACCATTACGCTGAACATCAATAAATTCAATGAGCTAATGAAGCAAAGAAAGGCTCAGATCGAGAAATTCAAAGCGCTTAGTAAATTTGAGAATGGTCTTAAGTTCATGATGTACCCGAAAGAAATTGAAAGAGAGAAAAAAGATGAAGCTTTCAA